The proteins below come from a single Acanthopagrus latus isolate v.2019 chromosome 4, fAcaLat1.1, whole genome shotgun sequence genomic window:
- the adprhl1 gene encoding protein ADP-ribosylarginine hydrolase-like protein 1 isoform X2, protein MLRKLVRDRNCRPVLRGILESLLHYLTQNLPKWTTRTGHPDKPESEILVERNTNWPDQRFEASINQTQTSCTVSQHPGEHETKQIKTAESSSKIPEKCWSELQKDKPRDQRAGDLIPRRLTTFQLLQSKFIRSTPKPPMTHQREVGTLSCSRGMAGNVKHCQDNEHYIHKKDRTRTEQGLKRGGSVKDMIAKFATAEQKEKGEKMMMKTEPVKPRLIGRGILLSSLMEKFETLATVCKGSDLKCSHERPSEGSNIEQRVACHESWRQETTDQTVHKQSDRKSVRQQLRADQTTNEQEQRPQQVKVHSNLEEENHCKAEQKSQTGEECPDRQTEGLLKHVKAQVYDEDVKERRSGENGAIHIETSVTKKLKYGHLELLCITSVIESSFPEPNRFLPQVEAQVSWHVATITTSPPVWSTCVDSSPKQYEPSESSHTNLKAEVPHSSLQYFDRESSSSESAAEVGNGRCTLLPETERLSTYTGCKAMENRVTEDLDPTKAVTIQRGLPKYVIPRVFRCDYPHTVDDQTDFFPQSAPNSETTTLLPPPPPQLDTSSAAAFNIELGTCPNIKPKEKPTERKPLEKEGDAREKVAPADINDTNVPQSFTLSEDMTSVAAFEDSKTSAVMSPNIQPERDRKQRPKYTTISYGDPSVRQTYKPKTIRFTDTFTF, encoded by the coding sequence ATGTTGAGGAAGCTGGTTAGAGACCGCAACTGTCGGCCTGTGCTCCGAGGGATTCTGGAGAGTCTCCTGCATTATCTCACACAGAATCTTCCCAAGTGGACCACCAGAACTGGACACCCGGACAAGCCAGAGTCAGAGATTTTGgttgaaagaaacacaaattgGCCTGATCAGAGATTTGAGGCTTCAATCAATCAGACTCAGACAAGTTGCACTGTTTCTCAGCACCCTGGAgagcatgaaacaaaacagataaagacTGCTGAGAGCAGTTCAAAGATCCCTGAGAAATGCTGGTCAGAACTACAAAAAGACAAGCCAAGAGATCAAAGAGCAGGAGACTTAATACCCCGACGTCTTACCACATTCCAGCTCCTCCAATCTAAATTCATACGGTCCACACCTAAACCTCCCATGACCCACCAAAGGGAGGTAGGAActctgtcctgcagcagagggaTGGCAGGTAATGTGAAACACTGCCAAGACAATGAGCATTACATACACAAGAAGGACCGGACTAGAACAGAACAAGGACTGAAGAGGGGAGGCAGTGTGAAAGATATGATAGCCAAGTTTGCCACGGCTGAGCAgaaggaaaagggagagaagatgatgatgaagacagagCCAGTTAAACCAAGACTCATCGGAAGGGGGATCCTTTTATCCTCCCTGATGGAGAAGTTTGAGACGTTGGCCACTGTTTGCAAGGGAAGTGACTTGAAATGTTCACATGAAAGACCTTCTGAAGGAAGTAATATAGAACAGAGGGTAGCTTGTCACGAAAGTTGGCGCCAAGAGACCACGGATCAAACTGTTCACAAACAATCGGATAGGAAATCTGTAAGACAGCAGCTGAGAGCAGATCAAACTACAAACGAGCAAGAACAAAGACCACAGCAGGTAAAAGTACACTCAAACCTGGAAGAAGAAAATCATTGCAAAGCAGAACAAAAGAGCCAAACGGGGGAAGAGTGTCCAGATCGACAGACTGAGGGTCTGCTAAAGCATGTAAAAGCTCAAGTTTATGATGAGGACGTTAAAGAGAGGAGATCAGGGGAAAATGGTGCTATTCACATAGAAACATCTGTCACCAAAAAGTTAAAATATGGACATCTGGAGCTGCTCTGTATAACATCTGTCATTGAGAGTTCGTTCCCAGAACCTAACAGGTTTTTACCTCAGGTGGAAGCCCAAGTGAGCTGGCATGTGGCGACCATCACGACCAGCCCTCCTGTGTGGTCCACCTGTGTAGACTCCTCTCCCAAACAATATGAACCATCAGAAagctcacacacaaacttgaAGGCAGAAGTTCCTCATAGCTCTCTACAGTACTTTGACAGGGAATCGAGTTCAAGTGAAAGTGCTGCTGAAGTTGGTAATGGAAGATGCACTTTACTGCCTGAAACTGAGAGACTTTCTACATATACAGGCTGCAAGGCCATGGAGAACAGGGTAACGGAAGATCTGGATCCAACCAAAGCTGTGACCATCCAAAGAGGGCTGCCCAAGTATGTCATCCCACGCGTTTTTAGATGTGATTATCCACACACTGTTGATGATCAAACTGATTTCTTCCCCCAATCTGCGCCAAACTCAGAAACTACTACtctgctgccaccaccaccaccacaattAGAtacttcttcagcagctgcttttAACATAGAATTGGGGACGTGTCCTaacataaaaccaaaagaaaaaccaaCAGAGAGGAAACCTCTAGAAAAAGAAGGGGACGCAAGAGAAAAAGTAGCACCAGCGGACATAAATGATACAAATGTGCCGCAAAGTTTTACACTTTCTGAAGACATGACCAGTGTGGCTGCTTTTGAAGACAGCAAGACTTCTGCTGTAATGTCACCTAATATTCaacctgagagagacagaaaacagagaccAAAGTACACAACAATCAGCTACGGAGATCCTTCAGTCAGACAGACGTATAAACCCAAAACCATACGCTTTACTGACACCTTCACGTTCTAA